One part of the Streptomyces sp. NBC_00286 genome encodes these proteins:
- a CDS encoding SRPBCC family protein — MTETLGTATSRAKNGVGRAKDQTEQTAQQAGGGSGVLGGVTGVAQSEAADRLKAELQEYLAAQALRLLTGFGRKLGETTGKLNDIAEGNSPGFAKLALDGGRKIAEGKGPLRSAIEVGTSRAKENVLGALKNLGGGKGKGKGKSKGRAGQKPTVIMEYVDVGVPLRTAYDQWTQYQEFSNFTKGVQSASRDDDTTSSWNAKIFWSSRSWKAHTTEQRPDDRISWTSEGAKGTTKGVVSFHSLGENLTRVLLVMEYYPSGLFERTGNIWRAQGRRARLDLKHFARYITLRGEVTDAWRGEISDGEVVRSHEDALAEEGEEAEEEEGAYEEEGPYAEEEEEEEEEPEGEYEEDAEAEEEEEPEGEYEEEEEPAAAGSRR, encoded by the coding sequence ATGACGGAGACCCTCGGAACGGCGACGAGCCGGGCCAAGAACGGCGTCGGCAGGGCGAAGGATCAGACGGAGCAGACGGCGCAGCAGGCGGGTGGCGGCTCCGGCGTGCTCGGAGGCGTCACCGGCGTCGCGCAGAGCGAGGCCGCCGACCGGCTCAAGGCGGAACTCCAGGAGTACCTCGCGGCCCAGGCCCTGCGCCTGCTGACCGGCTTCGGCCGCAAGCTCGGCGAGACGACCGGCAAGCTCAACGACATCGCCGAGGGCAACAGCCCCGGCTTCGCCAAACTCGCTCTCGACGGCGGCCGCAAGATCGCCGAGGGCAAGGGGCCGTTGCGCAGCGCCATCGAAGTCGGAACCTCCCGCGCCAAGGAGAACGTGCTCGGCGCGCTCAAAAACCTGGGCGGTGGCAAGGGCAAGGGCAAGGGTAAGAGCAAGGGCCGAGCGGGGCAGAAGCCCACCGTCATCATGGAGTACGTCGACGTCGGGGTGCCGCTGCGCACCGCGTACGACCAGTGGACCCAGTACCAGGAGTTCAGCAACTTCACGAAGGGCGTGCAGAGCGCGAGCCGCGACGACGACACGACCTCCAGCTGGAATGCCAAGATCTTCTGGTCCAGCCGCAGTTGGAAGGCCCACACCACCGAACAGCGGCCCGACGACCGGATCTCCTGGACATCGGAGGGCGCGAAGGGCACCACGAAGGGCGTCGTCTCCTTCCACTCGCTCGGTGAGAACCTCACCCGGGTCCTGCTGGTCATGGAGTACTACCCCTCGGGCCTGTTCGAGCGCACGGGCAACATCTGGCGCGCCCAGGGCCGCAGGGCACGCCTCGACCTCAAGCACTTTGCCCGCTACATCACTCTGCGCGGCGAGGTCACCGACGCCTGGCGCGGCGAGATCAGCGACGGCGAGGTGGTCCGCAGCCATGAGGACGCGCTCGCTGAGGAGGGTGAGGAAGCCGAGGAGGAAGAGGGCGCGTACGAGGAGGAGGGGCCGTACGCCGAAGAGGAAGAGGAAGAAGAGGAGGAGCCTGAGGGCGAGTACGAGGAGGACGCGGAGGCAGAGGAAGAAGAGGAGCCCGAGGGCGAGTACGAGGAAGAGGAAGAGCCCGCCGCGGCCGGGAGCCGTCGATGA